Proteins co-encoded in one Nematostella vectensis chromosome 15, jaNemVect1.1, whole genome shotgun sequence genomic window:
- the LOC116620006 gene encoding BTB/POZ domain-containing protein KCTD15-like gives MELVKLNIGGSEFVSTLQTLTRRQSWFSVTDAYKKSPSGDYYTLFLDRDPKVFRHVLNFIRDERLSLPENFKEYELLLREATYYQIEGIREEIFKHRARQAEIVCLYFNQDRVEQIEGKKETLERVFPSLLSRYRLQGDRCKPEFCVASPASERQMFSMTASAATSDFAHQGFKVKTVTQVGNRMLWIFSRS, from the coding sequence ATGGAGCTAGTAAAGCTGAATATCGGCGGAAGCGAGTTTGTCTCAACCTTGCAGACTCTAACAAGGAGACAAAGTTGGTTTTCAGTGACAGATGCATATAAGAAAAGCCCCAGTGGCGATTACTATACTCTATTTTTGGACCGAGACCCTAAGGTGTTTCGACACGTGCTCAATTTCATCCGCGACGAGAGATTATCGTTACCGGAGAACTTCAAAGAATACGAATTGCTCCTGAGAGAAGCGACGTATTATCAAATAGAGGGAATTCGCGAGGAGATTTTTAAACACAGGGCGAGACAAGCGGAGATTGTTTGCCTTTACTTCAATCAAGATCGCGTCGAGCAAATCGAGGGGAAAAAGGAGACCCTAGAGCGTGTTTTTCCGAGCTTGTTGTCTCGGTATCGTTTGCAAGGGGACAGATGCAAACCGGAGTTTTGTGTGGCGAGTCCAGCCTCGGAGCGCCAAATGTTCTCGATGACGGCAAGTGCGGCTACAAGTGACTTCGCACATCAAGGATTTAAGGTCAAAACAGTAACACAAGTAGGGAACCGAATGCTATGGATATTTTCACGGTCTTGA
- the LOC116619950 gene encoding histamine H2 receptor, translating into MSKDNLGTQISLAVISMCGMTMNALVCYIVYKHRTMRNYTNCLVVSLACSDVIMAAVLFCQYLISFHSPTASNILYAIAMFSGIANLCAVTFDRHTAVTQPLRYLNLMSRYFRRIVVCVWIGSIVLSVLPVLWVGEGSSDGHAAYVITTLVVCILTPFLFILFSHCCIFYHARRITHRDRRLNRCLRSKRGRVTNTEYKVARIFALVAAMFLISWLPVIYYTTAAVFKRIDLVPQILLDLSPITLALGTVVNPLIYSLMKPDFRLVVKKMIHCKPAQENVNPSSTFESPRTMVTEERWEGREERAEGRDKMETEL; encoded by the exons ATGTCTAAAGATAATCTGGGTACGCAGATTTCCCTCGCTGTGATATCAATGTGCGGAATGACCATGAATGCTCTCGTCTGCTACATCGTATACAAGCACAGAACGATGAGGAACTATACAAACTGCCTAGTTGTGTCTCTTGCATGTTCCGACGTCATAATGGCCGCTGTTCTTTTCTGTCAATACTTAATTAGTTTCCACTCCCCAACAGCCAGTAACATTCTATACGCGATCGCTATGTTCAGCGGTATCGCCAATCTCTGTGCTGTCACGTTCGATCGTCACACCGCTGTCACGCAACCGTTGCGTTACTTGAACTTGATGAGTAGGTACTTCCGGCGCATCGTCGTCTGCGTTTGGATTGGCTCAATCGTGCTCTCCGTACTTCCGGTATTGTGGGTGGGTGAAGGCAGCAGTGACGGGCACGCTGCTTATGTCATAACCACCCTTGTCGTGTGTATTCTTACGCCATTCTTGTTCATACTATTCTCCcattgctgtatcttctatcACGCGAGGAGAATTACTCACCGTGATCGTCGACTCAACAGATGTCTGCGCAGCAAAAGAG GCCGAGTCACCAACACTGAGTATAAAGTAGCGCGCATTTTCGCTCTTGTTGCTGCTATGTTCTTGATAAGCTGGTTGCCAGTTATCTATTACACCACTGCGGCAGTTTTCAAACGCATTGATCTGGTGCCGCAAATCCTCCTCGACCTCTCGCCGATTACGCTCGCTCTGGGTACAGTCGTCAACCCGTTGATCTACTCTCTGATGAAGCCAGATTTTCGACTCGTTGTGAAGAAAATGATTCACTGCAAGCCTGCACAAGAGAATGTCAACCCGAGCTCAACATTTGAAAGCCCGAGAACAATGGTTACGGAAGAGagatgggaggggagggaagagAGAGCGGAGGGGAGGGATAAGATGGAAACCGAACTGTAA